The following is a genomic window from Pseudomonas lurida.
ACCCAGCCCAAGCCGTTGGACGAAGGGCAGATCCAGCAAGTGATCGCCGATTTTGTTGCCGCGGCCAAGCGCGCGTTGACCGCAGGTTTCGAAGTGGCGGAAATCCACGCGGCCCACGGTTACCTGCTGCATCAATTCCTTTCGCCCATCAGCAACCAACGACAGGACCACTACGGCGGCTCGTTTGAAAACCGCATTCGCCTAGTGCTCGAAGTGACCCGTGCGGTGCGCGAGGTCTGGCCTCAGGAACTGCCGCTGTTTGTGCGGGTATCGGCCACCGACTGGGTGGAGGACGGCTGGAACCCGGATGAAACCGTGGAGCTGGCGCGCCGCCTGAAAGACCTGGGCGTCGACCTGATCGACGTCTCTTCCGGTGGCACCGCCGCCAATGCCGAGATTCCCACCGGCCCCGGCTACCAGACCCGCTTCGCCGAGCGGGTGCGCAAAGAGTCGGGTATTGCCACCGGCACTGTCGGCATGATTACCGAGCCCGCCCAGGCTGAGCACATCTTGCGCACCTGCCAGGCCGATATCATCTTCCTCGCCCGTGAGCTGTTACGTGACCCGTACTGGCCACTGCACGCCGACGATGACTTGGGCGGGCGCAAGGCCATCTGGCCGGCGCAATATCAGCGCGCGACCCATCGCGACCAGCCGATCCATGAGTCTGACTTGAGGGATTGAGCCGCATAACGTGCCACTGAAACCCACCCTGACCCGGTGGGTTTTTTTGTGGCCATGGAGTGGGATTAGGCTGTAGGTCTTTGTTACCTAGATATTTTTTTAAGTGAATACTCTAAAAAAATCCCACAAGTGACGAGATCGTTTCTACGCTTAGGGTAAGTCTGATTTCTGGCCCAGGAAGTCAGTCGGTTTGCCCGCTGAGGCATTGCGCTTCATGGGAGGCGGGTAATGGGCAACAGGAGTATTTGATGGATATCAGGAGAAACAGTCCATGGCCAAGTCCTATGGTGTAGCGGGTGTGGTGGCGTCTTTTCTGACTCGCCGGGTGTCTTTGCGGGGGCGAAAGTTGAGCTCGGATGAGCTGGAGCTGCTGGCGCAATATCGCGCCCTGACCGAGAACGATCAGGTGGCGATGCGGTATTTGATTGGGGCGATGAAGAGTGTGTCGCGGTTCTGAGCACTTGTAGGAGCTGGCGTGCCAGCTCCTACAAGGGCCGATCAGGTGTACTTGCGCTGGTCCGGTGCCGGCGGGAAGTACTGATACAACCAGGTCTCACTCAGGGTGCGGTCTTGAGTGCGGATAAACAGGCGCAGCTCCACCGGGTCCACGCTGTCGCTGGTCGGGTACCAGTCAAACAGGATGCGGTAGCCCTTGATGTTATCCAGCACCAGCACGCTGAAGTCTTTCACTTCGCCATGGGAGCAGGTGACCACCGGTTCGATTCCGGTACCCGGTGGCAGGCGGTCCAGGCCACCGCCCTTGAAGTCCACGGCAAAACGGCGGGCCCAGACTTGCGGGTAGTGTTCACCCGGTGCCCAGCCTTCGGTAAAGCCGCCCATGCCGGAACGGGTGGCATCGACCTGAGCCAGCGGTGTGCTGACCGGTGGCAGCGCGCTCCAGTACAGCTTGTAGCCGTAGTTGAGTGAATCACCGGCAGCCACGGGTTTTTTCGGGGTCCAGAAGGCCACGATGTTATCGAGGGTCTCGCCGGTCGTCGGAATTTCCAGCAGGTCGATCGAGCCTTCGCCCCAGGCGGTGGTTGGTTCGACCCACAGGCTTGGGCGCTTGCTGTACCAGTCCACAGTGTCCTGGTAGCTGGCGAACTCGTGGTCGGTCTGCACCAGGCCGAAGCCTTTCGGGTCTTTATCGGCAAAAGCGTTGAATTGCAGCTTGGCGGGGTTGTTCAGCGGGCGGCAGATCCACTCGCCGTTGCCACGCCACATTGCCAGGCGGTCCGAGTCGTGGATCTGCGGGTGGATGGTGTCGCACATGCGGCGCTCGTGGGTGCCGCAGCTGAACATGCTGGTCATCGGCGCAATGCCCAGTTGTTCGATGGTGGTGCGCGCATTGATATGGGCATCGATGGCCATCACCACCTGGTTGGCCTGGCAGTCGATGTCGAAGCGGTACGCACCGGTGGCGCTCGGCGAGTCGAGCAGGGCGTAGACCACGAAGCGGGTGGCGTTCTTGTCCGGGGTTTCAAACCAGAACTGTGTGAAGTCGGGGAATTCCTCGCGTTTTTTCGCGTAGGTGTCGATGGCCAGGCCGCGCGCAGAAAGGCCGTACTGGCCGGTGGAGTCCACCGCGCGGAAGTAGCTGGCGCCGAGAAACGACAGCACGTCATGGCGATCCAGTTCTGGCGCCTTGAACAGCTTGAAGCCGGAGAAACCGAGGTCGCCGGTCAGTTGCTTGGTGTCGACCGTGGTTTTTTCGTAATTGAACAGCGAAGGGCGGAAATGCACTTCACGTGCTTCGCGGGTCTTGGGGTCGACGCTGTGCATGCGTACTGGCGTCTTGAAACCCATGCCGACGTGGAAGAACTGCACGTCCAGTTGGCCGTTCAATTCCTTCCACAGCGAATGGTTGCCGTCGTAGCCGATGGCGTTGAAATTCTGCGGGGTCATGGTCGCCAGGGTCGGCGGCAATACCTGTTTGGTGTCTTTGTACGCGGTCCCGGCGAGTTGTTTGGCCTGGGCCTTGAGCGTTTCGAAGTCGAACGCCACGGCCTTGCCGTCGGCGGCACGGTTCCCGGCCCAGGCCTGGGCGGCAAGCAGGCCGCTGGCCGACAAACCGGTGTAGGCCGCAATGGCCATGGACGCTTTGAGCAAATTCCTGCGGTGCATAGAGACAACCTGTCGTGAGCAAATCCCGCGCCTTTCCTGGCACGTAGCGGATCAGAAATTAAGGTTCGGACATGCCTTCGACCAAACGCAACGGACATTAAACAGACGCCGGATAGCTTAAGCGGTTCGATGACGTAGGAAAATTGATTGATAGCGTGCTGATGGCGTTGCAAATGCGACAAGACATTTCAGACTCTGCGGACGCGCGCAGTACTTGAAAAGTATGAGGATCAAATATGGGAGCGAGCAAGCCCGCTCCCATATTCAGACTGCACGTCAGGCGACTTCACCCACCGCCCGATACGCCTCATCAATCGCCGCATGGGCATACGCACTCCATGCCGCATCCGAGTTGGCGATGGCCACATGCCCCACGGGCTTGCGCGCCAGGTTCATCCACGCTGTGTTCTCCTCGGCATCATCAAACAGACTGTTGGAGAAGCTCGCATAACCATGTGACCAGCGGTTGACAGTGATCGCCAGGATATCGCGCTCATGGTCGAAACCACCCGGGCCGAGCATGCGTTGCAACTGGTCACGCAACTGCGCTTCCAACTGCTCGAACGTCTGCCCGTACAACTTGCCCCGCCCGGCGCGGGCCTGGTCGCGGGCGTTCATGCCGCTGTTGGGGCTGGTGGGCACGTAGACCATGTGCAAGCCAATCGGCTGCGTCGGGTCACGCGGGTGGTCGTAGCCGCCCATGCTCACCGAGTAGTCCAGTTTGATCCGGCTGTAAGGCTGGGTCGCCGCGTAAATCTCATGCACGCCCAGTTTCTGGAACGACTGCCAATTGCGGATCACCACCTTGGTGTACACCAGCGGGTATTTCACGTTCTGGCTCAGGGCATGCGCTTGGGGTGCCGGCAAGTCCTTGAGCAGGTACGGAATCATCATGTTGTAGCAGGCCAGGATGCAGCGTTTGCCGCGCACCTGTGCGAGTTGTCCGCCACGGCTGTAGCCGACATGCACGCTATCACCGACGTTGCGCACGCTGACCGCCGTGCTGTTCAGGCGCAAGCGCACGGCGGCCTTGGGCTGGTCGAGCTTGGCGTAGTCAAACGCGGCCAACACGATATCGTCCATGGTGTGCCCCGGCGCGACGCCTGGGATCAGACTGCGCACCAGCAACCGCGCCACCGACGCATTGCCATCCGGGAAATGATAGATATAGGGCTCTTCCATTTCTGCAGCGGCTTCTTCGCTGATCGGCGCCAGGTTCATCCCGGCAAAGCCAGGGAAACCCACACTGTAGGCATCGGACGAGGCCACCGCATCAATGCTCAGGGCCATGAAGTCATTGGTCCGGCTCTGGAAGTACTTCACCGCGCCTTCTGATAGGCCGACGTTCTTCAGCAGGAAATCGCGGTAGCTGGTCGCCGCCAGATAAGTGGCCTTTTCTTCGGCGGTCTTGCCCGGCAGGTAGTCCTTGGGCGCCGTGTGCAGC
Proteins encoded in this region:
- a CDS encoding flavin monoamine oxidase family protein, with the translated sequence MDITRRDFLNGVAVTIAAGMTPLQLLQAAPDGRYYPPALTGLRGSHVGSFEVAHQMGWEKKVFDTDKLPITEHYDLIVVGGGLSGLSAAWFYREKHPKAKILILENHDDFGGHAKRNEFQAGGRMIIGYGGSEAFQSPNHLYSKEVNGLLKKLGVNIKRFETAFDRQFYPGLGLSRGVFFDKENFGEDKLVTGDPTPMVADDIAPDRLNARAISDFINDFPLPPADRQALIELHTAPKDYLPGKTAEEKATYLAATSYRDFLLKNVGLSEGAVKYFQSRTNDFMALSIDAVASSDAYSVGFPGFAGMNLAPISEEAAAEMEEPYIYHFPDGNASVARLLVRSLIPGVAPGHTMDDIVLAAFDYAKLDQPKAAVRLRLNSTAVSVRNVGDSVHVGYSRGGQLAQVRGKRCILACYNMMIPYLLKDLPAPQAHALSQNVKYPLVYTKVVIRNWQSFQKLGVHEIYAATQPYSRIKLDYSVSMGGYDHPRDPTQPIGLHMVYVPTSPNSGMNARDQARAGRGKLYGQTFEQLEAQLRDQLQRMLGPGGFDHERDILAITVNRWSHGYASFSNSLFDDAEENTAWMNLARKPVGHVAIANSDAAWSAYAHAAIDEAYRAVGEVA
- a CDS encoding NADH:flavin oxidoreductase/NADH oxidase, encoding MSQLLEPYTLRQLTLLNRIAVSPMCQYSSVDGLANDWHLVHLGSRAVGGAGLIFTEATAVTADGRITAEDLGLWNDEQIEPLQRITRFIAAQGAVAGIQLAHAGRKASTHRPWIGKHGSVKPEDGGWVPVGPSPIAFDPQHTQPKPLDEGQIQQVIADFVAAAKRALTAGFEVAEIHAAHGYLLHQFLSPISNQRQDHYGGSFENRIRLVLEVTRAVREVWPQELPLFVRVSATDWVEDGWNPDETVELARRLKDLGVDLIDVSSGGTAANAEIPTGPGYQTRFAERVRKESGIATGTVGMITEPAQAEHILRTCQADIIFLARELLRDPYWPLHADDDLGGRKAIWPAQYQRATHRDQPIHESDLRD
- a CDS encoding glucan biosynthesis protein D, which produces MHRRNLLKASMAIAAYTGLSASGLLAAQAWAGNRAADGKAVAFDFETLKAQAKQLAGTAYKDTKQVLPPTLATMTPQNFNAIGYDGNHSLWKELNGQLDVQFFHVGMGFKTPVRMHSVDPKTREAREVHFRPSLFNYEKTTVDTKQLTGDLGFSGFKLFKAPELDRHDVLSFLGASYFRAVDSTGQYGLSARGLAIDTYAKKREEFPDFTQFWFETPDKNATRFVVYALLDSPSATGAYRFDIDCQANQVVMAIDAHINARTTIEQLGIAPMTSMFSCGTHERRMCDTIHPQIHDSDRLAMWRGNGEWICRPLNNPAKLQFNAFADKDPKGFGLVQTDHEFASYQDTVDWYSKRPSLWVEPTTAWGEGSIDLLEIPTTGETLDNIVAFWTPKKPVAAGDSLNYGYKLYWSALPPVSTPLAQVDATRSGMGGFTEGWAPGEHYPQVWARRFAVDFKGGGLDRLPPGTGIEPVVTCSHGEVKDFSVLVLDNIKGYRILFDWYPTSDSVDPVELRLFIRTQDRTLSETWLYQYFPPAPDQRKYT